In Streptomyces rapamycinicus NRRL 5491, the genomic stretch AGGGATAGGGACGGCCGCGGTTGCGGCGGGGTGCGAACCGGCCAGGAATATAGAACGCACATCCAGGTAAAACGGTCAGTGGTGCCGACTGTGCATTGCCGCACGCGGGCGCTACCGCGAGAATTGTCAGCAGCTCCCCCGCCCCCGGTCCGGCCGTGGTACCGACGGGGCTGTGTCGTGGCCCGCGCCCGTGCCCGACCCTTCGCACGGACCGTGGGCGCAGACGAAGGGAGGACCGTGACCTTCGGCTTCGTTCCGCCACCGTCCGCCGATTCCACTTCCCGAGCCGGCCGGATGCTCCAGCCCGCCGAGTGGGCGGCAGCGGGAATCCCATTGCTGCGCAATCCGCGCGAGGTGGTCACCGGACTGCACATTCGCCATCTGCCGACGCCCTCGACCGCCGTCGTCGCGGTCCTCGATCCGGAGGAACGGCTCGCGGCGAGCGCCTCGTTCGTCCGCCGCGGCGCTGCCGCCGTCGACGGCTGGGACTTCCGGAACGCGCTGCTGGCGCAGTTGCGCCGGGTGATCCCGCACGATCTGCGGCGCCGCACACCGATCCGCACCGCCGTGCTGCTCTACTGCCGCGAGGGCGAGAGCCGGTGGACGGAGGAGGACGGCGCCTGGATGTGGGGTCTGCGCGACGCCTGCACCCTGCACGGCCTGCGCTGCGGTGCGTACATCACGCTGACCCACGACGGATGGCGGGTCCTCGGTGAGGGGCGGGGCGGCCGTCGGCCGCACTCCGCTTCGCTGCCGACCGAACCGGGCGTGGCCGTCGAGGGCGATGGCGACGCCAAGGCGCTGCCGCGGCCCCACCTCGGAGGGCGGCGCAAGGCGCTGAGCCACCCCGCCGCCGTCTGACCGGTCGCGGGCCGCACGGCCACCGGCCGTCCGGACGCCGGACAGCTCCGCCACGGGGGAAGAGACTGCCGGGCACCGGGCGTTCGGGGACGTGCGGCCTCAGGCGCCCGGACCGATGAGGGTGTTGATGCGCTCCGGATCGCCGCAGACGATCAGCAGCGTCCCGGCACGGCCCATCGCCTCGGGCAGCGCGCGGGCCACGGCGTCGTTCACACCACCGTTGACGGCGACGACCACGACCGGACGGCCCTTGAGGCGGTCGGCATCCGCGCCGGCGTAGAAGACATCGTCTCCGGCGTCGTGCTGCGCCCAGTAGGACGCCTCGCCGAAGGACAACTCATGTGCCGCCCACGGATGCTGTTCCCCGGTGGTCAGTACCAGGATCTCACCAGGGGGCCGACCGGAATCCAGCAGCAGGTCGACCGCCTCGTCAGCCGCGTCCAGGGCGCCGTCCACCGTGGCGGGGATCAGCTGGATCTGGGGCGTGGCCTTCGTGGCGGTGGGTGCGGCCTTGGCAGCCGAAGCCGCCTGGGCGGTCGGCACGGGCTTCGTCGCATCGCTCGTGGTGCGCTGCGACTGAGCCGACGAGGTTCCGGCGGAGCCACGGTTGGGACCGGGGCTTCCGGGGCGCCGCGGTGCGGGCCGGGGGCCGGGACCAGGGACAGGACGAGGGGTCGGCGCGGTACGGCCTGCGGCCGGTGTCGCGCGGGGACCCGGGACACTCTCGTGAATCTGAGGCTCCTCGGGGATGAGAGGCATGGGCTGATGTCTATCAAACGTCGGTGCGAGTCGCATCGGCGGGTGGCGGTTTTGACCGCTTGGTCTGCTCAGAAGTCGAAGCCGAGTTGGCCTTCGCCCTCCAGCCCGACCGGTTCGGATGTGCTGCGGAACCGCTTCAGGTGCCGCCAGCGGGGCAGCCCGTCCATATAGGCCCAGGACAGCCGGTGGTGGGGCGTGGGCCCCAGTTCCCGCAGGGCGGCGCGGTGTGTGGGGGACGGATATCCGGCGTTGTCCCCGAAGCAGAAGTCCGTGTGCTCGACTCCCAGTTCGGCCATCATCGCATCCCGGCGGACCTTGGCGATCACCGAGGCGGCGGCGACGGACACACAGGACTGATCGCCCTTGATGACCGTACGAACCGTCCAGGGACCACCGAGGTAGTCGTACTTCCCGTCCAGGATCACCGCGTCCGGCCGGACCGGCAGCGCGTCCAGCGCACGCGTGGCGGCGAGCCGGAGGGCGGCCGTCATCCCCAAGTCGTCGATCTCCTCGGGAGAGGAGTGACCCAGGGCGTGTGCGGTGACCCAGGAGTCCAGCTCCAGAGCCAGGGCCGTGCGCTTCTTGGGACTCAGCAGCTTGGAGTCGGTGAGCCCGGTCGGCGGACGGCGCAGACCGGTGACCGCCGCGCAGACCGTCACCGGACCGGCCCATGCCCCGCGCCCGACTTCGTCGATACCGACGACGATCTTGGCTCCCGTCGTGGCTCGGAGCGAGCGCTCGACACTGTGGGTGGGTGGTTCATAGGCCATGGCGAGGACAACCTTACGCCGCTCTTACCTGCGTTCGGAACCCGGATCCCCAGCAGTGATCACCGGCCGCCGCCGGCGGTCGCCGCCCTGCTGGATCCCATGGCCGTTCCCGCCCAACACGACGCGACGCAAGGCTGGTTCGACAGGTGGGGCAAACCGGACGGCGCACCGCATCACGCCCACGCGAAAGGTCAGCCGGCGCCCGCCGGGACCCACTCCGGCAGAGCCTCGGTGCGCTCCAGCCAGTCGGCCGGTGGCGCACCGGCGGCCTCGGACGCGACCACTCCCCCGACGATGGCGCAGGTGGTGTCCACGTCTCCGCCGGCCGAGGCCGTCCTCCAGAACGCCTCCTCGAAGGAACCCAGGTGGCGAGCGGCCGCCCACAGGGCGAACGGCACGGTGTCATGAGCGCTGGTGCGGCGGCCGCAGCCGAGCACCGCGGCGACGGTCCCGGCGTCCGCGTAGTCGAGCATGTCGCGGGCGCGGCGCAGCCCCGCCTGGACGGCGCTGCGCGGCACCACCTCGACCACCCGGTCCAGCAGTTCCCCGGGCCCGCCGTGGCCCGCCGGATCGGCCACCAGCGCCGCGGCCGCGGCCACCGCCATGGCTCCCGCAACCGCCTCGCGGTGCTGATGCGTGGTGTACGCCGAGATTTCCGCCTGATGTGTGGCCTGCTCCACATCGCCCGCGTACCAGGCGCCCAGGGGGGCGATCCGCATGGCGGCGCCGTTGCCCCACGAACCCTGCCCCTGGAACAGCCCGGCGGCCAGGTCACGCCAGTCGCCGCCCTCCCTGATCAGGCGGAGCATCCGGTTCACGGCGGGGCCGTAGCCCCGGTCGAAGTCATGGTGGTCGGCGAAGGACCGGGCGAGATCGTCCTGGTCGATCCGGCCATGGGTCGCCAGGGCGGCCAGGATCGAACAGGCCATCTCGGTGTCGTCGGTCCACTGCCAGGGGGTGGGCGGCAGTTCACGGCGCTTGAGGTAGGGATAGTTGGCGGGTACGAAGAACTGGGAGCCGAGGGCGTCGCCCACGGTCAGCCCGCGCAGGCTCCGCAGAGCCCGGTGGAAACGGTCAGCGGTCATCGCTGCGCACTCTAACCGGTGTGGCCGTAGGGCTTGGGGGTGCACCAGCGCTCGAAGGGCTGGTCGAGGTGGTAACGCCCGTCGGAGCCGAGCAGCAGAGTCCGCATCTCGCCGTTTCCGGGGTTCGACAGCGACTCGAATTCGGCGACGTTCCAGTGCAGCCACCGCATGCAGAACAGCCGCATGGTCAGCCCATGGGTCACCAGCAGGACGTTCGGCGGGTGGGCCGGGTCCTCGAAGCTGCGCCACAGGCTTTCCAGGAAGGCGTCCACCCGGTCATAGACGTCGGCGCCCGACTCACCCTGCGCGAACCGGTAGAAGAAGTGGCCGTAGGCGTCGCGGTACGCCATCTGTTTCCGCACGTCCTCGCGGTCCTGCCAGTTCCCCCAGTCCTGCTCCCGCAGCCGCGGCTCCTCCCTGACCCGGGTGCGGGAGGGGTCGAGATCGAGCAGCTTCAGGGTCTGGTGGGTGCGGCGGTACGGCGACACATAGATCGACACGCGCTCGTCGCCGAAGGTGGCGCGCAGCCGCTCGCCCGCCTCCTCCGCCTGCCGGCGCCCGGCCTCGGTCAGCCTCAGGGCGTGGTCGGGCACCCTTTCGTACACCGAGTCATCGACATTCCCCTCCGATTCTCCGTGCCGTAGGAGGACGATGCGCCGGGGTCGTGCCATGGCGCCACCCTAGATCGAGGCCGTGGCCGGCGCCTCGCCCCCCTCCTCGGCCATGGGCCGGCCTCCTCGTATCTCGCGGCGCCGCCCGGTGAAGCGGCTGCGCAGCAGCCGGTCGTGTGAGACCACCACCAGCGCCCCGGTCCACTGGGCCAGCGCCTCCTCCAGCTCCTCCACCAGGCCGAGGGCGAGATGGTTGGTCGGCTCGTCGAGCAGCAGCAGATCGGCGGGGCGGGCCATCAACCGGGCCAGCGCCAGCCTGCGGCGCTGGCCCGCGGAGAGCGACCCCACCGGGACGTGGAGGGCATCCGGGCGGAACAGCCCGTACGACAGCAGCAGGTCGGTGTGCTCCTCCGGTGTCCCCGGCAGCCCCCGGCCGAAGGCCGACAGCAGTCGCTCCCGGGGCCGGGCAACCGGTATCTCCTGGGCGAGGTAGCCGATCCTGCCCCGGCGGGCCACCCGGCCCGACTCCGGTTTCTCCACCCCGGCCATGACCCGCAGCAGCGTCGATTTGCCCGCGCCGTTGGCACCGTGGACGAGCAATCGCTCTCCGACCGCCACCGTGAGCCGGTCGACCGCCAGCTGCTCCCCCACGCGGACATCGTGAAGGTCGACAAGCAGACCGTCCGCCGCGCCCGCGGCGGGGAGCGCCGAGAACCGCAGCGGCTCCGGCGGGCGCGGCACCGGATCCTCCTGGAGTCTGCGCAGCCTCTCCCGCGCGTTCCGCACCCTGCTGGACACCGAGGACTGCACACGTCCCCGGTCCCGGTCGTAGGCCATCTTGTTGCCGTCCTTCATGCCGCGGCCCGGGGCGACCCGCCGGGCGACGGTGGTGGCGGCCTCGGCGAGCGCGGCCGTCTCCGCGCACCACTCCTCGTACGCCTGCTCCCAGCGGCGGCGCGCGGCGGTCTGCTCGGCGACGAATCCGCCGTACCCCCCGCCGTATCGCACCAGGGTGCGCCGGTCGGCGTCCACCTCGACGATCGCGGTCGCCACCCGCTCCAGGAAGACCCGGTCGTGAGAGACCGCGAGGACGGTGCCCGGATGCGCCCGGAGCGCCTCCTCCAGCCAGCCGAGCACCGCGCCGTCGAGGTGGTTCGTCGGCTCGTCCAGCAGCATCACCTCGGGGGCGGCCGCGATCAGACAGGCGAGCCCGAGCCGGGCCTGCTCACCACCCGACAGGGTGCCGAGCCGCCGCTCGTACCCGATGCCACCGAGCCCCAGGCCGTGCAGGGCCTTCTCCACCCGGGCATCCGCCTCATAGCCGCCGCGGGCCTCGAACGCCGTGAGCAGGTCGCCGTACGCGGCGAGCACGTCGGGGGCGCCGCCGCCGAGATCCGCCTCCAGCTCGCGCAGCCCGCGCTCCATGGCGCGCACCTCGGCGAGGGCGGTGTCCACCGCGTCGCGCACCGTGTGGTCCGGCGGCAGCTCGGGTGTCTGGCCGAGGTGGCCGACGCCGCCGTCGGTCACCGTCACCACGGCGCCGTCGTCCGGTGACTCGCGCCCGGCCAGCAGCCGCAGCAGGGTGGACTTACCGGCCCCGTTCTCCCCCACGACGCCGATCCGCTCCCCGGGCCGCACCGCGAAGGACACGTCGTCGAGCAGCAGCCGGTCCCCCCGGGACAGCGTGACGCCTCGCAGCGAGATCTGAGTGGGCAAGGGCGCACCTCCGAGCACGCGAGCGGCCACCCGGACCGCACACTCCAAACACAACTGAAGTTGCGTTACCCTCAGCATGACACAGCGCACCCACTAACACAACTGGAGTTGCAATTGTCCACAGAGGGCGCCGCCCCGACGCCGGGCACCGTCCGCCCCGGCGGGCGCACCGCGCGCACCCGTTCTGCGGTGCGCGACGCGGTGCTCACCGGCCTCGCAGAGCACGGCTACCCCGGTCTGACCGTGGAGTACGTCGCCGAGCGCTCCGGCATCCACAAGACGACCGTCTACCGGCGCTGGGGCGGCGTCGAGGGGCTCGTGGCGGACGCGCTGGACCTGGCGGGAGAGGACGCCTGGACGCCGCCCGACACCGGGAATCTGGAGGGCGATCTGGGCGCCCTCGCCCGCGAGGTGACCGAGACCTTCGGCAGCGCGTCGGCCGCCGCCGCGCCGACCGCCTTCATCGCGGCCGCGTTCCAGTCCGAGCGCGCGGCGCAGGCGCTGCGCGACTTCTACACCGAGCGCTTCGCGCGCTGCGAATCCGTGGTGCGGCGGGCCGTCGACCGAGGTGAGGCACCCTCCGGCACAGACGCCGCGGCGGTCGTACGCGCCGTCTCCGCGCCCTTGTTCTTCCGGGCGCTCATCACCCGCGAGCCCATCGACAGCCCGCTCGCCGACCAGACGGCGGCCGCGGTCGCCGCCGCGGTCCGGGCCGGGGCCTACCTCCCCGCCCGCCGCTGATCAGGTACCGCCCCTGAACGGGCAGAGGGCTCCGCCTCACACCGTCCAGGCGGACTCGACCCGTACGACATCGCCGGCGATCGCCGCCACATCCGCTTCCGTCTGCGCGCGCAGGCCGAGCCGCTCGACCCGCTCCACGCGGTACTTCCCGTGCTCGGCCGCCGAGTCCCACATCGACAACACCAGGAACTCGTTCCCCGGCGCCTCCCCGAACACCCCACGCAGCATCCCGGGGGATCCGGCCATGGCCGGATTCCACACCTTCTCCTGCACCAGCGTGAAGTGATCCACCCGGTCGGGGCGCACCCGGCAGTGTGCGACGCGCACCACGTCCGCGTCGGAGAACCGCGGCTCGAAGCCGACCTTCACATCGAATCGGTGCTCGAACAGCCGGACTTGCATATCCCGGTACGTGCCCGACTGCGAGGCCGCCAGCCGGTCGTGCGAGCGCGCCATGAAGGAGTCGTAGAACGCCCGGCTCTCCCAGAACGAGAAGACATGCGCCATACTCGGCCGCCCCCGGCTCCAGCCACCGCCCTGCCCCCGGAATCCCGGTTCGCCGGGCAACCCCGCCCACTTCCGCTGCCCCCGCTCGAAACCCGGACGGTCCACCACGGTGCAGCGAATCCACTTGACCAGCACCGCGCCATCCTACGGCCGTACGGTGGCCCTCATCACATACCGGAGAGTCCGCCCCCGGTTCGCCATCGCGTCGTACGACAGCGAGGGAAGAACGGCGGCGGGGCGCGGACCCGAAGGTCCGCGCCCCGCCTCGGATGTCATCCCTCGGATGTCATCCGTAAGGGCTCGCGATCAGCTGCAGCCGCTCGTCGAACCGCAGCCCTCGCACAGGTAGCAGCTGCCCGCACGGCGCATCTTGGTGCCGCAGGAGAAGCAGAGCGGCGCGTCCGCGTTCAACCCCAGCTGGATCTCGACCAGTTCGGTCGAGCTGTGGGCCTCCTTCGCCGACTCGGACCCGCTCCGCGACTGCGACGACGAGCCACTGTTCTTCTGGGCGGCCACATGGCGCGGCGCCGACTGGGCCAGGCCCTCGACGTCCACCTCGTCGTCGGCGGCCTCGTAGGACCCGGTCTCCAGGTGGCGCTGGCGCTCCTCGGCGGAGTGGATGCCGAGCGCCGAGCGGGTCTCGAAGGGCAGGAAGTCCAGCGCCAGCCGGCGGAAGATGTAGTCGACGATCGACTGCGCCATCCGCACGTCCGGGTCGTCCGTCATCCCGGCCGGCTCGAAGCGCATGTTGGTGAACTTCGAGACGTAGGTCTCCAGCGGCACGCCGTACTGCAGGCCGACCGACACGGCGATCGAGAAGGCGTCCATCATGCCCGCCAGGGTCGAGCCCTGCTTGGACATCTTCAGGAAGACCTCACCGAGACCGTCGTCCGGGTAGGAGTTGGCGGTCATGTAGCCCTCGGCGCCACCCACGGTGAAGGAGGTGGTGATGCCGGGACGGCCCTTGGGGAGGCGCCTGCGGACCGGGCGGTACTCGACGACCTTCTCGACCTCGGGCTCGGCCTGCTCCTTCTCCTCCTTCTTCTTGGCGGAGAGCGGCTGGCCGACCTTGCAGTTGTCGCGGTAGATCGCCAGCGCCTTGATACCGAGCTTCCAGCCCTCGAAGTAGATCTCCTCGATCTCCTCGACGGTGGCAGACTCCGGCATGTTGACCGTCTTGGAGATCGCGCCGGACAGGAACGGCTGGGCCGCCGCCATCATCCGCACATGGCCCATCGGCGAGATGGAGCGCTCGCCCATCGCGCAGTCGAAGACCTCGTAGTGCGCGGGCTTCAGCCCCGGCGCGTCGATCACATTGCCGTGCTCGGCGATGTGGGCGACGATCGCCTCGACCTGCTCCTCCTGGTAGCCGAGCCGCTTGAGCGCCTTGGGGACCGTGTTGTTCACGATCTGCATGGAGCCGCCGCCGACCAGCTTCTTGAACTTGACCAGGGCCAGGTCCGGCTCGACGCCCGTGGTGTCGCAGTCCATCATCAGGCCGATGGTGCCGGTCGGCGCGAGCACCGACGCCTGGGCGTTGCGGTAGCCGCTCTTCTCGCCGAGGCGCAGCACGTCCTGCCAGGCCTCGGTGGCCGCGGCCCAGACCGGGGTGTCCAGGTCGTCCATGCGCTTGGCGGCGGCGTTGGCGTCCGAGTGCTGCTTCATGACGCGCTTGTGGGCGTCCGCGTTCCGGGCGTAGCCGTCGTACGTGCCGACCACGGCGGCGAGCTCCGCGGAGCGCTTGTACGAGGTGCCGGTCATCAGTGAGGTGATGGCTCCGGCCAGGGCCCGGCCGCCGTCGCTGTCGTAGGCGTGGCCGGTGGCCATCAGCAGGGCGCCCAGGTTGGCGTAGCCGATGCCCAGCTGGCGGAAGGCGCGGGTGGTCTCGCCGATCTTCTCGGTCGGGAAGTCCGCGAAGCAGATGGAGATGTCCATCGCGGTGATGACCAGCTCGACGACCTTGGCGAAGCGCTCGGCGTCGAAGCGCTGGTTGCCCGCGTCGTCGTCCTGGAGGAACTTCATCAGGTTGAGCGAGGCGAGGTTGCACGAGGAGTTGTCCAGGTGCATGTACTCGCTGCACGGGTTGGAGGCGGTGATCCGGCCCGACTCCGGCGATGTGTGCCAGTGGTTGATGGTGTCGTCGTACTGGATGCCCGGGTCGGCGCAGGCCCAGGCGGCCTCGGCCATCTTGCGGAAGAGCGCCTTGGCGTCGATCTCCTCGATGGGCTCACCGGTCAGCCGGCTGCGCAGCCCGAACGAGGAGCCGGACTCCACCGCCTTCATGAACGTGTCGTTCACGCGGACGGAGTTGTTGGCGTTCTGGTACTGGACGGACGTGATGTCGTCGCCGCCCAGGTCCATGTCGAAGCCCGCGTCGCGCAGGGCGCGGATCTTCTCCTCCTCCTTGACCTTGGTCTCGATGAACGCCTCGACGTCCGGGTGATCGACGTCGAGCACGACCATCTTGGCGGCCCGGCGGGTGGCGCCGCCCGACTTGATCGTTCCGGCGGAGGCGTCGGCGCCGCGCATGAAGGAGACGGGGCCGGAGGCATTGCCGCCCGAGGAGAGGAGCTCCTTGGAGGAGCGGATGCGGGAGAGGTTCAGGCCGGCGCCGGAACCGCCCTTGAAGATCATCCCCTCTTCCTTGTACCAGTCCAGGATCGACTCCATGGAGTCGTCCACGGAGAGGATGAAGCAGGCGCTGACCTGCTGCGGCTGCTTGGTGCCGACGTTGAACCAGACAGGCGAGTTGAAGCTGAAGACCTGGTGCAGCAGCGCGTAGGTGAGCTCGTGGTCGAAGATCTCGGCGTCCGCGGGCGAGGCGAAGTAGCCATTGTCCTCACCGGCCTTGCGGTAGGTGCGCACCACGCGGTCGATGAGCTGCTTCAGGCTCGCCTCGCGCTCCGGGGAGCCCACCGCCCCACGGAAGTACTTGCTTGTGACGATGTTGACCGC encodes the following:
- a CDS encoding histidine phosphatase family protein → MARPRRIVLLRHGESEGNVDDSVYERVPDHALRLTEAGRRQAEEAGERLRATFGDERVSIYVSPYRRTHQTLKLLDLDPSRTRVREEPRLREQDWGNWQDREDVRKQMAYRDAYGHFFYRFAQGESGADVYDRVDAFLESLWRSFEDPAHPPNVLLVTHGLTMRLFCMRWLHWNVAEFESLSNPGNGEMRTLLLGSDGRYHLDQPFERWCTPKPYGHTG
- a CDS encoding TetR/AcrR family transcriptional regulator; translated protein: MSTEGAAPTPGTVRPGGRTARTRSAVRDAVLTGLAEHGYPGLTVEYVAERSGIHKTTVYRRWGGVEGLVADALDLAGEDAWTPPDTGNLEGDLGALAREVTETFGSASAAAAPTAFIAAAFQSERAAQALRDFYTERFARCESVVRRAVDRGEAPSGTDAAAVVRAVSAPLFFRALITREPIDSPLADQTAAAVAAAVRAGAYLPARR
- the abc-f gene encoding ribosomal protection-like ABC-F family protein — protein: MPTQISLRGVTLSRGDRLLLDDVSFAVRPGERIGVVGENGAGKSTLLRLLAGRESPDDGAVVTVTDGGVGHLGQTPELPPDHTVRDAVDTALAEVRAMERGLRELEADLGGGAPDVLAAYGDLLTAFEARGGYEADARVEKALHGLGLGGIGYERRLGTLSGGEQARLGLACLIAAAPEVMLLDEPTNHLDGAVLGWLEEALRAHPGTVLAVSHDRVFLERVATAIVEVDADRRTLVRYGGGYGGFVAEQTAARRRWEQAYEEWCAETAALAEAATTVARRVAPGRGMKDGNKMAYDRDRGRVQSSVSSRVRNARERLRRLQEDPVPRPPEPLRFSALPAAGAADGLLVDLHDVRVGEQLAVDRLTVAVGERLLVHGANGAGKSTLLRVMAGVEKPESGRVARRGRIGYLAQEIPVARPRERLLSAFGRGLPGTPEEHTDLLLSYGLFRPDALHVPVGSLSAGQRRRLALARLMARPADLLLLDEPTNHLALGLVEELEEALAQWTGALVVVSHDRLLRSRFTGRRREIRGGRPMAEEGGEAPATASI
- a CDS encoding vitamin B12-dependent ribonucleotide reductase, which codes for MTETTSGPARGSRSKGSKANKGLRIERIHTTPGVHPYDEVVWERRDVVMTNWRDGSVNFEQRGVEFPDFWSVNAVNIVTSKYFRGAVGSPEREASLKQLIDRVVRTYRKAGEDNGYFASPADAEIFDHELTYALLHQVFSFNSPVWFNVGTKQPQQVSACFILSVDDSMESILDWYKEEGMIFKGGSGAGLNLSRIRSSKELLSSGGNASGPVSFMRGADASAGTIKSGGATRRAAKMVVLDVDHPDVEAFIETKVKEEEKIRALRDAGFDMDLGGDDITSVQYQNANNSVRVNDTFMKAVESGSSFGLRSRLTGEPIEEIDAKALFRKMAEAAWACADPGIQYDDTINHWHTSPESGRITASNPCSEYMHLDNSSCNLASLNLMKFLQDDDAGNQRFDAERFAKVVELVITAMDISICFADFPTEKIGETTRAFRQLGIGYANLGALLMATGHAYDSDGGRALAGAITSLMTGTSYKRSAELAAVVGTYDGYARNADAHKRVMKQHSDANAAAKRMDDLDTPVWAAATEAWQDVLRLGEKSGYRNAQASVLAPTGTIGLMMDCDTTGVEPDLALVKFKKLVGGGSMQIVNNTVPKALKRLGYQEEQVEAIVAHIAEHGNVIDAPGLKPAHYEVFDCAMGERSISPMGHVRMMAAAQPFLSGAISKTVNMPESATVEEIEEIYFEGWKLGIKALAIYRDNCKVGQPLSAKKKEEKEQAEPEVEKVVEYRPVRRRLPKGRPGITTSFTVGGAEGYMTANSYPDDGLGEVFLKMSKQGSTLAGMMDAFSIAVSVGLQYGVPLETYVSKFTNMRFEPAGMTDDPDVRMAQSIVDYIFRRLALDFLPFETRSALGIHSAEERQRHLETGSYEAADDEVDVEGLAQSAPRHVAAQKNSGSSSQSRSGSESAKEAHSSTELVEIQLGLNADAPLCFSCGTKMRRAGSCYLCEGCGSTSGCS
- a CDS encoding ribonuclease HII, with product MAYEPPTHSVERSLRATTGAKIVVGIDEVGRGAWAGPVTVCAAVTGLRRPPTGLTDSKLLSPKKRTALALELDSWVTAHALGHSSPEEIDDLGMTAALRLAATRALDALPVRPDAVILDGKYDYLGGPWTVRTVIKGDQSCVSVAAASVIAKVRRDAMMAELGVEHTDFCFGDNAGYPSPTHRAALRELGPTPHHRLSWAYMDGLPRWRHLKRFRSTSEPVGLEGEGQLGFDF
- a CDS encoding ADP-ribosylglycohydrolase family protein yields the protein MTADRFHRALRSLRGLTVGDALGSQFFVPANYPYLKRRELPPTPWQWTDDTEMACSILAALATHGRIDQDDLARSFADHHDFDRGYGPAVNRMLRLIREGGDWRDLAAGLFQGQGSWGNGAAMRIAPLGAWYAGDVEQATHQAEISAYTTHQHREAVAGAMAVAAAAALVADPAGHGGPGELLDRVVEVVPRSAVQAGLRRARDMLDYADAGTVAAVLGCGRRTSAHDTVPFALWAAARHLGSFEEAFWRTASAGGDVDTTCAIVGGVVASEAAGAPPADWLERTEALPEWVPAGAG
- a CDS encoding YdbC family protein codes for the protein MLVKWIRCTVVDRPGFERGQRKWAGLPGEPGFRGQGGGWSRGRPSMAHVFSFWESRAFYDSFMARSHDRLAASQSGTYRDMQVRLFEHRFDVKVGFEPRFSDADVVRVAHCRVRPDRVDHFTLVQEKVWNPAMAGSPGMLRGVFGEAPGNEFLVLSMWDSAAEHGKYRVERVERLGLRAQTEADVAAIAGDVVRVESAWTV